In Pyrus communis chromosome 8, drPyrComm1.1, whole genome shotgun sequence, one genomic interval encodes:
- the LOC137743886 gene encoding borneol dehydrogenase, mitochondrial-like, translating into MGTFSLVTAAAAAAARRLEGKVALITGGASGIGESTARVFSKHGAKVVIADVQDDLGESVCRDLNSSSASFVHCDVTEEEDIEHAVKTATSKYGKLDIMFNNAGIIGTPKPNILDNGKAEFEQVIRVNLVGAFLGIKHAARVMIPAGQGSIINTASVCSTMGGSASHAYTSSKHGVVGLMKNAAVELGQYGIRVNCVSPYLVATPLAKHFFNLEDDGVHGVYSNLKGKVLRPEDVAEAALYLGSDESKYVSGHNLLVDGGFSIVNPRFCMFEKS; encoded by the exons ATGGGAACCTTCTCATTAGTCAcagcagctgctgctgctgctgcaagaAG GCTTGAAGGCAAAGTGGCACTGATCACTGGTGGAGCCAGCGGCATAGGGGAGTCCACAGCAAGAGTCTTCTCAAAACATGGAGCTAAAGTTGTGATTGCGGATGTGCAAGACGACTTGGGTGAATCTGTTTGCAGAGATCTAAATTCTTCATCCGCTTCCTTCGTCCATTGCGATGtaacagaagaagaagacatcGAACATGCAGTTAAAACAGCCACAAGCAAGTATGGAAAGCTAGACATCATGTTCAACAATGCAGGCATAATTGGCACACCCAAACCCAATATCCTCGACAATGGCAAGGCTGAATTTGAGCAAGTGATTAGGGTAAATCTAGTCGGAGCATTTTTGGGGATTAAACATGCAGCTCGTGTGATGATCCCGGCAGGACAAGGCAGCATAATCAACACTGCTAGTGTTTGTTCTACCATGGGCGGAAGTGCTTCACATGCCTACACAAGTTCGAAGCACGGTGTAGTGGGGCTAATGAAAAATGCGGCCGTTGAGCTTGGACAATACGGTATTCGTGTAAATTGCGTGTCACCATACCTAGTTGCAACGCCGTTGGCGAAGCACTTCTTCAATCTTGAAGACGACGGAGTGCATGGAGTTTATTCCAACCTTAAAGGGAAGGTCCTTAGGCCAGAAGATGTTGCTGAGGCTGCCCTTTACTTGGGTAGTGATGAGTCAAAGTATGTTAGTGGGCATAATCTTTTGGTGGATGGAGGTTTTAGTATTGTGAACCCAAGGTTTTGCATGTTTGAGAAATCTTGA